The following DNA comes from Niallia circulans.
GTAAGCTTTTCTAATGGAGTTCAAAAAACCCAAACTACTAAATTTGAAGCAGATAAATCAAATACTTTAACTTTTACTATTCCTGATGAAGTTAAGTTGATTAATGAGACGGATAACTACTCTAAACGTGGTGGGAAGGTAACAGTTTCTGGTGGGGATTGGTTCTATTTTGAGGCACCTTCAGATTATGCTGGAAAGCTGGATACAGGAAATATTCGAGGTTCTATGAAAGCTTTCCAATCTATAATCTCAGTTCCTAAATCTTCTGGCTATCAAACATTGGGTTATGGAGAATGGTATACTGACCCTGCTCAAACAGTCCGAATTCAAGCTCAATTTGAAAAGCAAGAAGTTACAATGTGGATCGACCATAAAGATAGACAAACAGGAGAAAAGATTTTAGGAGAAAAGAAAACAGTTACAATAGGTGACAGTTATAAAGTGTCATATAAGAATAACTTGAAATCAGATGGTCAGGATGCCTTACTCGATGATGATAAATCAAAGAGTGGAACTGTACCAAATAAGAATTTCACTGTAACATTTTGGTACACTACAGCATGGGATTTATATGCAGAATATAAGGACTACCAAACAGGTGAAACCATAAGAAAGACGGATAAGATCGGTACTTATAAAGTAGGTACAGATTATAACTTCGATGCCAGGACAAGTATAACTTATCAGGATATTTCTTATAAATTAAGAGGTTCTGCAGCTAAATCGGGTACAATGCCAAGGAAAGACAAAACAATTACACTTAATTATGATCCTTATGTGTGGGTGAATGTTTGGGAACAAAATATGTATCCTGAAAATGATGTATTTAATCATATAAAGGAAAGATATAAAGTAGGTACAACAAATAAATTTACGGCTCCAGATACACATGAGTTAAGTGGTAATAGAATTTATGATTTATTTGGCAACAATTCCGTATCAATTTTAACTCCACATAATAATGATGCTTCGCACACTTTTGATTATAAGCTTCGCAGAAGTGTTACAGTCAATTATTTGGATGAAAGAACAGGGGAAAAGGTTGCTGAAGTAAAGACATATAATCTACACGAAAAGGATAAATACTCAGAAGGTCCAATCACTATAAAAGATGGTGAATATACCCTTCGGTATGTCAGAACTGATGGGGATACGGAAAGTGGAATAATGGGAACTAACAATATTGTTATTAACTATTATTACGATAAACCGTTGATTAAAACTGGTTTAGAGAAAGTACAAATATATACAGCTAAAGCAGAAGAAGGATTACCAGTTCGAGTTTATCTTTCAAAAGTAATAAATTACAAAGGTGATAGTACTAAAATAAAAGACTATGATGATACGAATAAAACAATAAACGTTTCTTTATATCAAGGGTCTACAAAGATTACAGATAAGAAATACACGGCTTCCAAACTTCCTGAGTATTTGGAGTTTGAAATCCCTAAAAATAAGTTAGCAGTTAATGAAAATAAAACATATACCGTTAAACTTGAAGGGTTTAATAAAAATGATTTTGATGTAATTAAAGGGAAGGAGAGTCTTGCGACAAAAGGGTATACAGCCTTTGAAGGTACTGTTACCTTCGATGTGAAAAGAGAGTCTGCACATGAAGGTAGTAAATCTTATGTTGTTATGACAGAAAAGACACCTGAAACAACAATGAAATCATTTTATGAGACTATTAAATATGAGGCTACACCTTTAGAAAAGGTAAGAACTGGATATGGAGTAGAAACAAAAGTGAGTTTTGATTACAGCAATGAGCTGGGAACAGATTATCAGTTCGCTACAAAGGTTAATGAAAATAAAATTTCCTTCTATGCTCCTGATAGTTTAAGAGATTCCTATCTTGATTATCCAACTGAAGGATCTGATATGAAAATAGAACTTCTCAATAAGGAAACTTCCAAACAGCTAAATGGTGATTTTGTCCGTTCCAATGAGTTTATCTTTCCTCATATGAATGTTGAAAAACTTACAGGAAATCTATTCACGGATGAGCAAGTAGCTAATAAAGATAGTAACATTACAGATGAGATTCGAGATGGTGGTAATAAATTCTATACACCAATCTGGAATGACTTAGGAACATATGACGTATCTTATAAGTCTACAGAAATCGGAGCAAATAAGGTGAAGCTTCAAATAGAAGATAATATTAATCTTTTTGCTCATATGTATGTTCATATAGATTCTGAGACGATTGATCAGGACGCAATACTTTTAAAACCAGTTAATGGTGATGATCCATTCCCTGAAGGGCTTCCAGCTGGCTGGACTCAATCAGATATAGATTGGATAACAAAATAAAATTCAGAAGAAAAGAAGTCTTTTATTAAAAAGACTTCTTTTTTTATTAGGAGGAAATTAATATGATAAATATTTTAAATGATTACTTTTGGATAGTACTAATAGCTAGTGGTTTGTTAATGGTTCTAACAATCGTGACTAGAGTTAAATTGGCGAAGGTAAAGAGAGATAAAGTACTTTATAACATCTATAGTGTAATTCTTGTAGTTGTTTTTCTACTATTAATCGCTTATAAAATGGACTTTTTTAGATGAGACATGCTCCCAAGTGGATGATTTTATTTTTAATAGGAATCATCGCTATTGTTACAGTTAGCATCTATTCCATGCAAAGTTACAGATATAACGATTTAACCAATGTTTTAAATGAGGCTGCTAATATTGCACTTACTAAAAGCCTGGATAACAGCACAAGGGCTATTGAAGATAAAGCAGCTATAGTTGAACCAGTATTTGAGGAAAAGTTTAAGAATCAATTTGAAAAGTCAAATGTGAAAGTCAATGTAAAAAGTTATAGCTTTGAATATTTAAAAACCAGTGATGGTTATTTAAAAGCAGTGAAAATAAAAGTTACAGATGATGAGGATACGGTGTATCAAACGACTTTTGTAACAGATATTGTAAATGGTTAAGAGCTTAGGAGAAAGGAAGGTATGTAATGTCTATATCTGAGGATCTCTTATTAGAGATTAAAAATGATCTTAGAGAGAATCATGCTGAGGAATTTCAAGAAGCATTTGCTGACTTGGAAACCAGAGAAGTACTAAAGAAAATTATTGCAAACAAGCATGGTTCTATTTTAAATGATGATGAAAAACTGGAATCCGTTGTAAGGGAGCTAGTAGGATTAGGATTGGTTGAAGAGTTAAGGGAGGATTTAAGAGTCACGGATGTTGGCTTTGATGGTACAAAGTTAATTGTGGAAGGAAACGGTATCGAAAAGTATTCATTGGAAACTGTTTCTGAAAATGAAGTAATAAAATTAATAGCTAAATTTTCTAATTCTACTGGAAAAGAAATTTCAAGTAAAAATCCAATCCTTAACACTAGTAAAGACTTTATGCGATTAAACGCTGTTCATAAACAAAATGCACCTAGTGGAACTACAATGGCAATTCGTATTTCTCGACCATATATGGCATTAAGCGAAGAGAACTTTAAGGATTTTGCTCCTTTAGAAATTTTAGAGTTCTTAAAGGCTGCTGTTAAGGGAAGGTCAAATATGGTTATTGCTGGGGAGACTGGTTCAGGGAAAACCGAATTTCAAAAGCTTTTAATGAGTTATATCCCTTTTAAAGAAAGAATGGCAGTTATTGAATCAACCATAGATATTTACGCAAAAGAATTATGGCCTGACAAGGATATATTCAGTTGGTTAGCAACTGAGGGAGTAAGTATAGAAGAGCTAATAGCATATGCTGGACTCAGAAGTCATCCCGTTTGGATTATAGTTGGTGAAATCCTTGGAAAAGAAGTTTATCAAATGTTACAAGGGATTTTGACAGGACATAGATTTATGACTACTGCTCATGCTTATGATGCCAGAGCTATCCCAAAACGTTTACTTGGTATGGCGAAATCTGGTTATGAAGTAGACGATAAAATGTTTTTAGATGATATCTATAGTTATGTTCATTTTGGCATTCATCTAAAAAAGATAAATGGTCGACGTTTCTTATCGGAAATTGTAGAGTTTCATGGAGATCACACAGCTACCACAGTTTTTAAACAAAGAATGAAAAAAGATGGATCATTAGATATATCATATGGAGAACTTAGCCAGGACTTCTTTGAAAGAATTCACGAATTGGGTTCAGACTTTGAAGGATTTAAAAGGGATGAGGAATAATGAAATTTTTTGGTGAAAGCAAAGTATTGAGTATAGATGAGCTGAATGCTTATCGTACTGCATATGGAAATCCTTTAATGAAAAAGGAGATTTTTACGGCTTTAGTAGTTCCTTTTATGGTTAGTTTTTTCAGTGTTTATGTTCTTACCTACTATTGGTGGTTGGCACTAATTGCTGGAGTTGTAGGTGTATCTTATGGGTTCATAGTACTAATGAAAATTAACGTGGAGCGTATCTATAACCAAGAATCCATGATACAGAGAAACAGATTTATAAATACAATGACTAGTTTGTTAGCTAATCCAGATGAAACAGTCGTAACTGCTTTAAAATGGTGTGCTAAGGAAATCGCTAAAGGTGAATTAAAAAAGGAATTGGATCAATTAATCGTTGATTTAATGGATGCTACACCAAAACAAGTCCAGTCCGCATTTAATTTATTAAAGGAAAAATATACTAGTGATTTTGTTTTTGGTTTATTTATGGACAACCTTGTTACGGCTTCGTTAGAAGGAAGAACAGATATTAAAAAGATAAAGGAACTAAAGTCATGGCATAATGATGTGTTAGAGCAAAGAAATATATTTATACAGAATAAAGTTTTGTATAAGAGACAATTTAAAGCAACAACTTTATATCCTGTAGTAGTTGTCGGCATTTTAACCTTTGCAAGGGGAGTAGATGCTTATTTACTTTATTACGCTCACAATATCATCGGTTGGGTGTGTAGTGCCATACTAATAGGAGCATTATGTTTTTACTTTCATTCCCTTCAAATGAACTTAGCAGATGATGAAGTAATGGAGGTGAAAATGTGGAGGAAATAACTGAAATACCTATAGAAAAAACAAGAATGCAAAGATTTTGGCATTTAGTCGCAGAACAAGATCTGTATGAAATGGTTGAAAAGTCAGGGTTTGGAGAATACGAGTTTTATTTGTTCCAGAAGAGAAGAATGAGAAATGCGCTCTTGTCTACTCTTGCTGCAGTTATTCCAGCTTTTCTAGTTAGTCCCTGGCTATCATTGTTATCTATAATCTTTTTCGTTTATTCTTGGAGAAATGCTTACACAAAAGAAAAACATGAATATAACGGTCTAGTATATGAAAAACAAATTTCATGGTATGTTTTTCAGCGATTAATTGTCACCTACCTACAGGATTCAAATGAGTCTATCATAACTACTTTTCGAAAGCTGTTGGATCGCTTAGAGGATGGAGAATTTAAAAATAATCTGTATCGGTTGATTATTGATATAACGGAAAGTCCCAATAAGGTTCAACCATATATGCAATTTGCTGAAGTAGCTGCAGGGGGAACCGATGAAGCTCGCACGTTTATGACATCACTTTATAATTACACAAACCACACAAGTGATAGCAGTATTATTGATGAGTTAAGTGATATAGCTAGAAAAGCAATGATGCGAGGTATTGAAGATATTCGAAAACATAAAGAAAGAACATTTATTATGTATCCAACTAAACTGACTATGGTGAACTTTATACCAATGATTGGTTATATGGCTGGGGCTGCCTTTGATATCTTTACCCGAAATATGAACAATCTTTAAGAGAAATGGGTGGTTAAATGTATGCAGAAGACGCTGCTGGCGAATTTTCATTACAGATTATGTTAATGGCCTTTGTCATGTTTTTAATGGCTATAACCATATTCTTTGTAAGTTATATTCAATCATCTGACTTTAAGACTTATATAGATGGACAGATTGAACGCAATGGTGGATTAACTTCAACTGCTGTTGAAAATATAAATGAGTACTCGAATAAATTTTACGATGGCAAGTTTGAGGTTACTAGTTTATCAGGTTCAGATAAAAAGTCATTTGGTTCAGAAGTAAATTATATAGTTACTGGAAATATTGAAGTATTTTTCTTTGATCTACCTGATCAACTAATTACATCTAGAGGGAGTGCCGTAAGTAAAGTGAGGTGACTCAGTTGCAAAGTGGTGTAAGAAATCTGTTGATGATAGCAGGTGTTGCAGTTTTAGCAATACTCTTGGATTTTTCCTTTAATTATTTTGATGTATTTAAGGAATTTGCAAAACTAAACTATAGAGCAATTATTTTTAAATAAATTTATTCCAAAACACTATTAAATATAGTGTTTTTTCTTTTAAGGAGGTGATTCAATTCATTAATAAATAAAAGGTTTTGAGGCTAATTAAGGGAGTAAGGAATTAAAAAATAAAAAAATTAAAAGAAAAGGGAGTTTTTTGATTATGAGTTTTGAAGCAAATGCAGATCGCAGTATTAACGGGATTTATTCATTAATTATTGGAGTGGCAATTGGAAGTATATTAGCTGTAGCACTGCCAGCTGTATTCGAATCATTAGTGGATGTTATGAACAATAAAATTAATACAATCGGCATGATTACTTCTTTACCTAAAGTAGTAAACTTCGCAAGCCCTAATATGGTATTGGATAGTGTCCAATCAGTATTTAAAAACGTTGCCTAAAATTAAGGGATATTAAAACTATTTTGAAAGAGGTATTAAGAACATGAGATTATCGAAAAGTAAATTTGGGATATTAGCATTAACAGGAGTTATGTCATTAGGGTTTTTATTCGGAGGTAATTCAGCGTTTGCAGCTGAACAAGCAACAACAAAGGCATCTACAGGTATTCAGAGTGGAGGGTATAATGTTTCCTTGACAAGTCCTCAAGATCTAAACCCAACAGTTACTGTAGGTACTTCTACACAAAAGGTAGTCATTGGAAAAATCCCAACAATAAATGTAGAAGATTTAACAGGTACTGGTTCTAATTTCTCTTTGAAAGTTAGTGCTACTGAATTAACCGAAAAAACACCAAGTGGTGGTTTTAAAACAGGTTCATCAGCTTTAAAACCATTTAATTCTATGGTACTTAAAACAAATTCTTCAACCATATCCAATCCAAATGTAACATTCAGTGGAACTTCTGGTATTAACCTTGCTGGAGAGACATCCACTACTTTATATTCTGGTAGTAATGCAGGGGGAACAACGACAATAACTGCAGATAATGAAATTTATGTGACAGTTGCACCAAATAAGGTAACTGTAGATCCTGTTAACTATCCAGGTGGTCCAACTCCTTATGAAACTACTGTTAAGCTAAGTGTAGTACAGGGCCTATAATGCGTAAGGTTAGTATGAGACAAAAGAGACTAATTTCTCTTTTGTCTTCTTTTGTTATCTGCATTGTTCTTTTCAATACAAAGGCAGCTGCTGCAGATCAATATGTAACTACGGCAACAGCTGGAGTCCAGAGCCAAGGGATCTATTTAACAATTAGTAATCCACAAATATTAAATCCATTAGTAACTGTAAGTGCAGAAACACAAAAAATAGTGTTAGCAAAGTTTCCAGAAATTAAAGTTGAAGATCTTACAGGAACTAATAGTGCGTGGTCACTGAAGTTATCGGCTACTCCATTAACAGAGAAAGCACCTGCTGGAGGCTTTAAATCAGGAACTTCGGCAATAGTTAGAAATACCATTCAGTATCGTGTTACCTCAGAAGCAATCTCTAATACGAATATAACAAGAACAGTTTCAGGAGCTGTAATAGATAAAATGACAGCAACGCTATATGGTGGAACGCAATCTGGAACGACCACTATAAATGCAGTAAATGAAATAACAACAACAATAACACCTAATAAAAATATGGTCGATCTAATCAACTATCCAACAACTCCGACACCTTATGAAACTACGATTACATTTAGTGTGGTTCAAGGGCTGTAACACATAATAGAAAGCCAGGAGCGAAACTTCTGGCTTAAAGAAAGGGTGACATTAGATATGAAAAAAATAACTTTATTAATATCAATTTTACTTCTCTGTATTCCTTCCATTTCTTTTGCCAAAGACAACGATAAAACAATAGGAAGTAATTACATCATTACTCCTATCTACGAAGATAATCAAAATCCAAATCAAACAGGTAGATTTCAGTTATCACTAAAAGAAGACAGCAATTATCCTTTATCTTTTCGTATTCGCAATGATTCCAATAAAGCTATTACATTAAGTACACAACCATTAAATGCTATTACTGAAAGTGGGGGTTCAATTGGGTTTATAAACGGTTCAGATAACAATCAGTATACAGAGAAGGGATATGAAGTGGCCTCCCATTTGAGTATTGATGAAACTGTAGAACTTAAAGCTAATGAAGAGAAGGTTATTCCCTTTAATTTAAATACAAAAGATTTAGAAGATGGCACCTATTTAGGTGCCATTTCTTTTAGAGAAGAACAATCTGGAGAATCTACAAGTATTAGTAATGAGGAAAAACAGACAGGCACAATTGAAACAAATTATGAAATTGAAAAAATACTACCTATTGAATTTACGATAGGA
Coding sequences within:
- a CDS encoding CpaF/VirB11 family protein, which produces MSISEDLLLEIKNDLRENHAEEFQEAFADLETREVLKKIIANKHGSILNDDEKLESVVRELVGLGLVEELREDLRVTDVGFDGTKLIVEGNGIEKYSLETVSENEVIKLIAKFSNSTGKEISSKNPILNTSKDFMRLNAVHKQNAPSGTTMAIRISRPYMALSEENFKDFAPLEILEFLKAAVKGRSNMVIAGETGSGKTEFQKLLMSYIPFKERMAVIESTIDIYAKELWPDKDIFSWLATEGVSIEELIAYAGLRSHPVWIIVGEILGKEVYQMLQGILTGHRFMTTAHAYDARAIPKRLLGMAKSGYEVDDKMFLDDIYSYVHFGIHLKKINGRRFLSEIVEFHGDHTATTVFKQRMKKDGSLDISYGELSQDFFERIHELGSDFEGFKRDEE
- a CDS encoding WxL protein peptidoglycan domain-containing protein, yielding MKKITLLISILLLCIPSISFAKDNDKTIGSNYIITPIYEDNQNPNQTGRFQLSLKEDSNYPLSFRIRNDSNKAITLSTQPLNAITESGGSIGFINGSDNNQYTEKGYEVASHLSIDETVELKANEEKVIPFNLNTKDLEDGTYLGAISFREEQSGESTSISNEEKQTGTIETNYEIEKILPIEFTIGKPTAIDNKSLAKSFVKSVRQEDGNLKIDVENDNAALVDGGKIDITVLKDASKVFSFQTNLQLAPKSKTTLEIPWNGDLSSGDYKASVETTFNKNSSKKSFDFSIAKKEVEEVEKQTFDDEKIVVESNSNGLLVGTLIGAFVVFLILVLIILRQRKVMKKYKK
- a CDS encoding thioester domain-containing protein; the encoded protein is MGNKIKKTSFKLISVFVLMTLFLQILEYPLSVTFAETISLEDENSPEEINETNVNETEKLTGREYVSGDEPIAKPTLEEIVGEKEAEKEIDYLTVNEKGELMYGDEPLYVGAGNELIPAKLDDLMKKGVKQKLTVATAVKSIIFGKIVSAASAPDIEYRGQISYGGSIVGDFRVNGVQAFCIEHEKPTPGTGASYESPVPYNNAKILKALYYGWNGPENIFGSDKARGIVVTSLVLSRLYNGDYAGGQSISGYDKLWDLSQNGSVPDDDVSMYREKLTVSFSNGVQKTQTTKFEADKSNTLTFTIPDEVKLINETDNYSKRGGKVTVSGGDWFYFEAPSDYAGKLDTGNIRGSMKAFQSIISVPKSSGYQTLGYGEWYTDPAQTVRIQAQFEKQEVTMWIDHKDRQTGEKILGEKKTVTIGDSYKVSYKNNLKSDGQDALLDDDKSKSGTVPNKNFTVTFWYTTAWDLYAEYKDYQTGETIRKTDKIGTYKVGTDYNFDARTSITYQDISYKLRGSAAKSGTMPRKDKTITLNYDPYVWVNVWEQNMYPENDVFNHIKERYKVGTTNKFTAPDTHELSGNRIYDLFGNNSVSILTPHNNDASHTFDYKLRRSVTVNYLDERTGEKVAEVKTYNLHEKDKYSEGPITIKDGEYTLRYVRTDGDTESGIMGTNNIVINYYYDKPLIKTGLEKVQIYTAKAEEGLPVRVYLSKVINYKGDSTKIKDYDDTNKTINVSLYQGSTKITDKKYTASKLPEYLEFEIPKNKLAVNENKTYTVKLEGFNKNDFDVIKGKESLATKGYTAFEGTVTFDVKRESAHEGSKSYVVMTEKTPETTMKSFYETIKYEATPLEKVRTGYGVETKVSFDYSNELGTDYQFATKVNENKISFYAPDSLRDSYLDYPTEGSDMKIELLNKETSKQLNGDFVRSNEFIFPHMNVEKLTGNLFTDEQVANKDSNITDEIRDGGNKFYTPIWNDLGTYDVSYKSTEIGANKVKLQIEDNINLFAHMYVHIDSETIDQDAILLKPVNGDDPFPEGLPAGWTQSDIDWITK